The Buchnera aphidicola (Microlophium carnosum) sequence TGGTTAAAATCACACTATCCTGCTGAATTTATGGCTGCAGCTATGACATCTGATATAGACAATACAGAAAAAATTATTGTTTTAGTTAATGAATCGTTAAATATAGGATTAAAAATTATACCTCCAAATATTAATTTAAGTAAATATGAATTTTATGTAAATGATTTAAATAATATAGTTTATGGTATTGGTGCTATTAAGGGTATAGGAGAAAATTCAGTACGAAATCTTATTGAAGAACGTGAAAAAAATGGATTTTTTTACGATTTGTTTGATCTTTGTATGAGAATTGATTCTAATAAGATAACTCGTAGAGTACTAGAAAAATTGATAATGTCTGGAAGTTGCGATTGTTTTAATCAAAGTAGAAATTACTTACTTAAATCGATTGATGATGCTATAAATGCATCAAAAGAATCTCTTAGAACAAAATTTTTTCAACAGGAAAGTCTTTTCGGTGTTTTTAAAAATGAGTTAAAACAAGTAAAAAAAAATAATTTTAATAAATTAATTTATTCTGAAAAAAATAAATTAGAAAACGAATATCAAGTACTAGGATTTTATCTTACAGGACATCCTATTGATCAATATAAACAAGAATTAAAACACTATGTTAATGGAATAAAATTATCACAATTAAAATTTTTTGAAAAAAATAGAAAAGTTTTAGTCGCAGGAATTATAGTTTCCATTAAAATTAAAATAACTAAAAGTAAAAACCGTATAGCTATTTTAATATTAGATGATAATACTAGTCGTTTAGAAGTTATAATTTTTACAGTTTTATTAGATTTACATGAATCTATTTTAAAAATCAATACACTATTATTTGTAAGAGGAGTTTTAAACCTTAGTTTTGTTAGTAAAAATATTAAAATGACAGCTTATGATCTTATAGATTTAAGCATCATGAGAAAAAAACATATATACAGATTAATAATTATATTAAATGAAGAAAAAACTGAGATGTTTTTTTTAAATAAATTGTATGAATGTTTAGATAAACAATCTAAAGGAAATATTCCTGTTTGTATTTCTTACTATAAAAAAAGCTCATATTTAAATTTGTCATTAAATAAAAAATGGTTTGTTACAATTAGTGATGATTTATTAAATGAATTAAAATTATTAGTAGGATCAGAAAAAATAAAATTAGACTATATTTAGAAAGATATTGATCTTTATAAATAACATTGTAATTAATAATTTTAGTTTATAAGTTTTTTCACAATAAATTTTGTTATATCTTGTATATTGACTAGAATATTTTTCTTGTTTTTTCTTGCGCAATATTCAACATTATTATTATTAATAGAGCGTGTACTAATAATAATTTGATGAGGAATACCAATTAAATCCATTTCGTTAAACATGACTCCTGGTCGTTCATTTCGATCATATAAGATCACATCCACTCCTATTTTTTTAAAATTTTGATATAAAACGTGTGCTATTTTTTTAATTTCATTATCTTTATTCATATTTACAGGCAAAATAACTACTTCAAAAGGTGCAATAGAATTTGGCCAAATAATACCATTACTGTCATGATTTTGTTCAATAATAGCTGCTGCAATACGTGTTATTCCTATTCCATAACATCCCATATATAAATTTTCTTGATGACCATTTTTTGTTTTGATAGACTTATTCATTATTCTAGAATATTTTTGTTCAAGTTGAAATATATGACCAATTTCAATACTTTTTTTAATATTTAAATGGCCTGTTCCATTAGGACTTAAATCATTTTTTGTTACTTTTCTAATATCTTTAATTATTGGAATAGGTAAATCAATATTCCAGTTTACATTAATAAAAAAATGTTTATTAATGTTTGAACCAATAGTAAAATCTTTCATTTTGTAAGTAGAAATATCAGCAATAACAGGAATTTTTAATCCTAAAGGACCTAAGAATTTTTTTTTCACTCCTATCAATAAAATAATTTCTTTTTCACTAAGAAATACTAAAGGTTTTTTTAAAATTTCAATTTTTTCTATTTTAAATAAATTTAATTCATGATCGCCTCGTATTAATAATGCAGCTATTGAAGTAATATTATCTGTTTTTATCTGAACTAAAAAAGTTTTAATTTGATTTTCTAATGGTGTATTTAATTTTTCAGAAATTACTATAGACTTTTTTGTTTTTGTTTTTTTTTGAAGAATCTTGTATGAATCTTTTTTTTTAAAAAAATTAATTGTTTCGATAGATTTAGCCATATTTATATTTGAAGAATATGATCTATCGTTAGAAAAAACTATTTCATCTTCTCCATTTTCAGAAAACGCTTGAAATTCATGAGAAATATTTCCTCCCATCGAACCTGAATCAGCTTTTACTACACAAAAATCTAACTTCATTTTTTTAAATATATTTATATAACTATTATGGAATTTATTATAAGTATTTTCCAGACAATCTTGATTTATATGAAAAGAGTAAGCATCTTTCATAGTAAATTCGCGCGTTCTAATTATTCCAAAACGAGGTCGTATTTCATCTCTAAATTTTGTTTGTATTTGATATACTATTAATGGTAGTTCTTTATATGAATGTATCTCAGAACTGATAAAATTAGTAACAACTTCTTCATTAGTAGGTCCTAAAATAAACTGATTTTTACGACGATCGGAGAATTTTAATAATTCTTCTCCATATACACTTAATCGTTCGCTTTCTTTCCATAAATATTCAGGTTGGATAATAGGCATTGATATTTCTAATGCATTGATTTTTTCCATCTCTTTTTTAATAATTTTTTTTATTTTTTTTAGTACTCTAATCCCAGTTGGAAGCCAGATATATAAACCTGAAGATGTTTTTCTAATCATACCACTTCGCAACATTAGTTGATGGCTAATAATTTTTGCGTCAGAGGGTATATTTTTTAAAGTTGATAATAAATATTGACTTATAAGCATTTATTAAGGTCTCAAAAATAAAATTTTTTATGAAAAATAGAGTGGTTTTGTTGGGAAAAATTTATTTTTAACAGTGGATGTAATTTTATTATATAATAACATTATATTTTAAATAGTTTATTTTAAATTTATATATTTTAAAATTAAAAACATAGATAATTGTAATATGAATTTAAAACATTATATACATTTGAAGATTAAATATAAATATATATTATATTGATTTTGAAAAAAATAGATATGATCTATTTATATCATAAATAAAATTAGCTTGTTTTTTTTTAAATACAGAGGTTTAATGAACTTTTTACGTATAAAAATAGTGGTTAAAAATATTTATAATGAATCAGAATATGAATGAAGAAAAGACAGAAAATCCCACCGAGCATCGTATTAGAAAATTTCGAAAAAAAGGACAAACAAAATATTCTAGAGAACTTAATTCTTTATTAATTTTATTAGTTGGATTTATAAATTTATGGTGGTATAGAGATTTAATTATTTTTAATTTGACTACAGTGATGTCGAATAGTTTTTGTTTTGATAAAATTGATCTTCTAAATCAAAATAATATTTTATTAAATATATTTTTATATTTAAAAAATATATTATTTGTTTTTTTTCCATTTTTAATATCTTTGTTAATTGTAAGCACGATACCTCCTATATTGTTTAGTGGTATTAAATTGAATTTTAAATCATTAAAATTCAATTTTATAAAATTAAATCCTCTTGAGGGTTTCAAAAGAATATTTTCTTTTCAAATAATAATAGAGTTGTTAAAAATTATATTAAAATTATTTATAGTTAGCGGTATATCTTTTTGGTATTTATGGGTTTCTTTTTCTAAAATATTATTTTTGAATAATAAGAATTACATATCTTCATTATTAGGTGGATGTAATATAATTGCTGTTTGTTGTTTTTTAGTCATACTAGGACTAGTTCCTATCGTGTTTTTTGATGTTATTTGGCAACAATTTAACTACTATAAAAAATTAAAAATGACTCGTCAAGAAATTAAAGATGAATTAAGAGAAAAAGAAGGAAATCCAAATATTAAAATACGGATTCGTCAAGAAATGAAAGCTGCTATGCGTAGAAGAATGATTTCTGATATTCCTAAAGCCGATGTAGTGATAACTAATCCTATACATTATTCAGTTGCACTGAAATATGATGTAAATAAAATGAATGCACCTAAGGTAATAGCTAAAGGTATAGGTGAAATAGCTATTAAAATACAAAATTTAGCTATCAAAAATAATATCTCTATTATTTCTGCACCATCATTAGCTCGTTCATTATACCGTTATTCTGAAATAGGACAATATATTCCTGGTCCTCTTTACAAAGCTGTTGCAGAGGTTTTAGCATGGGTTTGGAAGGTGCGAAAATGGAAAAAAGAAGGGGGAATTTTCCCTGAAAAACCTAGAAATATATTAGTTCCATCAGAATTAACTTTTACAGGAGAACAGAAACCTAATGATTAATTTATCTTCTTTTTTTCGTATCGTAAAAAGTTTGAAAACAACGCAATGGCAAATACTTGCTGGTCCAGTACTTATTTTAATGATTTTATCAATGATGGTTTTGCCATTAGCACCCTTCGTCTTGGATATTTTTTTTACTTTTAATATTGCTTTATCAATAATTATTTTACTTGTTTCTATGTTTACTCGTCATACTTTAGAGTTTACTGCTTTTCCAACAATTTTGCTCTTCTCTACACTATTACGTTTGGCATTAAACGTAGCTTCTACACGTATTATTTTTTTAAGAGGTCATACTGGAACTGATTCAGCAGGA is a genomic window containing:
- a CDS encoding proline--tRNA ligase, which codes for MLISQYLLSTLKNIPSDAKIISHQLMLRSGMIRKTSSGLYIWLPTGIRVLKKIKKIIKKEMEKINALEISMPIIQPEYLWKESERLSVYGEELLKFSDRRKNQFILGPTNEEVVTNFISSEIHSYKELPLIVYQIQTKFRDEIRPRFGIIRTREFTMKDAYSFHINQDCLENTYNKFHNSYINIFKKMKLDFCVVKADSGSMGGNISHEFQAFSENGEDEIVFSNDRSYSSNINMAKSIETINFFKKKDSYKILQKKTKTKKSIVISEKLNTPLENQIKTFLVQIKTDNITSIAALLIRGDHELNLFKIEKIEILKKPLVFLSEKEIILLIGVKKKFLGPLGLKIPVIADISTYKMKDFTIGSNINKHFFINVNWNIDLPIPIIKDIRKVTKNDLSPNGTGHLNIKKSIEIGHIFQLEQKYSRIMNKSIKTKNGHQENLYMGCYGIGITRIAAAIIEQNHDSNGIIWPNSIAPFEVVILPVNMNKDNEIKKIAHVLYQNFKKIGVDVILYDRNERPGVMFNEMDLIGIPHQIIISTRSINNNNVEYCARKNKKNILVNIQDITKFIVKKLIN
- the flhB gene encoding flagellar type III secretion system protein FlhB, with translation MNQNMNEEKTENPTEHRIRKFRKKGQTKYSRELNSLLILLVGFINLWWYRDLIIFNLTTVMSNSFCFDKIDLLNQNNILLNIFLYLKNILFVFFPFLISLLIVSTIPPILFSGIKLNFKSLKFNFIKLNPLEGFKRIFSFQIIIELLKIILKLFIVSGISFWYLWVSFSKILFLNNKNYISSLLGGCNIIAVCCFLVILGLVPIVFFDVIWQQFNYYKKLKMTRQEIKDELREKEGNPNIKIRIRQEMKAAMRRRMISDIPKADVVITNPIHYSVALKYDVNKMNAPKVIAKGIGEIAIKIQNLAIKNNISIISAPSLARSLYRYSEIGQYIPGPLYKAVAEVLAWVWKVRKWKKEGGIFPEKPRNILVPSELTFTGEQKPND